Proteins from a single region of Anastrepha ludens isolate Willacy chromosome 5, idAnaLude1.1, whole genome shotgun sequence:
- the LOC128862831 gene encoding inhibitor of growth protein 5 isoform X2: MSSAIYLENYLDGLESLPTELERNFKLMRKLDDRAQTAMKSIDSRAKEFMHKLAANGGCSMADEERKERLMDIQALFGKAKEYSDDKVQLAIQTYELVDKQIRRLDNDLARFEGEIQEKASSTRSKSEEAVVKKGRKKTKDTKTPGKRKRTGSSDEEARANATNVTTSCSGGGTSGGGQGSKKKRAKKNAEIEDSEKESCLTAATHPSDVLDMPVDPNEPTYCLCHQVSYGEMIGCDNPDCPIEWFHFACVGLTTKPKGKWFCPKCTQDRKKK; this comes from the exons ATGTCATCAgcaatttatttagaaaactatCTTGACG GATTGGAGTCATTGCCGACCGAATTAGAGCGCAACTTCAAATTGATGCGCAAATTAGACGATCGTGCCCAGACTGCAATGAAAAGCATCGATTCTCGGGCGAAAGAGTTCATGCACAAACTTGCGGCAAATGGAGGCTGCTCTATGGCAGACGAAGAACGCAAAGAGCGTCTTATGGACATTCAAGCACTCTTTGGCAAAGCGAAGGAATACAGCGATGACAAAGTGCAGTTGGCCATTCAGACATACGAGTTGGTGGATAAACAAATACGACGTCTGGACAATGATTTAGCTCGCTTCGAGGGTGAAATACAAGAGAAAGCATCCTCTACACGTAGCAAATCAGAAGAAGCGGTGGTAAAAA aaGGCCGAAAGAAGACAAAGGACACAAAAACGCCGGGGAAACGAAAACGTACAGGTTCATCGGATGAAGAAGCACGAGCAAACGCCACAAATGTGACAACAAGTTGTAGTGGTGGTGGAACTAGTGGAGGCGGGCAAGGTAGCAAAAAGAAAAGGGCGAAG AAAAATGCGGAAATTGAGGATTCTGAAAAGGAGTCATGCTTAACAGCCGCCACACATCCAAGCGATGTGCTAGATATGCCGGTGGACCCGAATGAACCTACTTATTGCTTGTGTCACCAGGTTTCCTACGGCGAAATGATTGGTTGTGATAATCCAGAT TGTCCTATCGAATGGTTCCACTTCGCTTGTGTTGGTCTCACAACAAAACCTAAAGGAAAGTGGTTTTGCCCGAAGTGTACGCAGGAtagaaagaagaaataa
- the LOC128862831 gene encoding inhibitor of growth protein 5 isoform X1, with amino-acid sequence MSSAIYLENYLDGLESLPTELERNFKLMRKLDDRAQTAMKSIDSRAKEFMHKLAANGGCSMADEERKERLMDIQALFGKAKEYSDDKVQLAIQTYELVDKQIRRLDNDLARFEGEIQEKASSTRSKSEEAVVKKGRKKTKDTKTPGKRKRTGSSDEEARANATNVTTSCSGGGTSGGGQGSKKKRAKVNQEKETRKGGQKKNAEIEDSEKESCLTAATHPSDVLDMPVDPNEPTYCLCHQVSYGEMIGCDNPDCPIEWFHFACVGLTTKPKGKWFCPKCTQDRKKK; translated from the exons ATGTCATCAgcaatttatttagaaaactatCTTGACG GATTGGAGTCATTGCCGACCGAATTAGAGCGCAACTTCAAATTGATGCGCAAATTAGACGATCGTGCCCAGACTGCAATGAAAAGCATCGATTCTCGGGCGAAAGAGTTCATGCACAAACTTGCGGCAAATGGAGGCTGCTCTATGGCAGACGAAGAACGCAAAGAGCGTCTTATGGACATTCAAGCACTCTTTGGCAAAGCGAAGGAATACAGCGATGACAAAGTGCAGTTGGCCATTCAGACATACGAGTTGGTGGATAAACAAATACGACGTCTGGACAATGATTTAGCTCGCTTCGAGGGTGAAATACAAGAGAAAGCATCCTCTACACGTAGCAAATCAGAAGAAGCGGTGGTAAAAA aaGGCCGAAAGAAGACAAAGGACACAAAAACGCCGGGGAAACGAAAACGTACAGGTTCATCGGATGAAGAAGCACGAGCAAACGCCACAAATGTGACAACAAGTTGTAGTGGTGGTGGAACTAGTGGAGGCGGGCAAGGTAGCAAAAAGAAAAGGGCGAAGgtaaatcaagaaaaagaaacaCGCAAGGGGGGTCAAAAG AAAAATGCGGAAATTGAGGATTCTGAAAAGGAGTCATGCTTAACAGCCGCCACACATCCAAGCGATGTGCTAGATATGCCGGTGGACCCGAATGAACCTACTTATTGCTTGTGTCACCAGGTTTCCTACGGCGAAATGATTGGTTGTGATAATCCAGAT TGTCCTATCGAATGGTTCCACTTCGCTTGTGTTGGTCTCACAACAAAACCTAAAGGAAAGTGGTTTTGCCCGAAGTGTACGCAGGAtagaaagaagaaataa